The following are encoded in a window of Solibacillus sp. FSL R7-0668 genomic DNA:
- a CDS encoding response regulator, which translates to MSKKILIVDDAAFMRMMIKDILTKNGYEVVGEAADGLQAVEKYNELRPDLVTMDITMPEMDGIAALKAIKGTDPSAVVIMCSAMGQQAMVIDAIQAGAKDFIVKPFQADRVIEAIQKALG; encoded by the coding sequence ATGTCTAAAAAGATTTTAATTGTTGACGATGCTGCTTTTATGCGCATGATGATTAAGGATATTTTAACGAAAAATGGTTATGAAGTAGTTGGGGAAGCAGCAGATGGTTTACAAGCTGTAGAAAAATATAATGAATTACGCCCTGATTTAGTAACAATGGACATTACGATGCCTGAAATGGATGGTATTGCTGCATTAAAAGCAATTAAAGGAACAGACCCGAGCGCGGTTGTCATTATGTGTTCGGCGATGGGGCAACAAGCGATGGTTATCGATGCAATTCAAGCCGGCGCAAAAGACTTCATTGTAAAACCATTCCAAGCAGATCGTGTAATCGAAGCAATTCAAAAAGCTTTAGGTTGA
- a CDS encoding flagellar biosynthetic protein FliO: protein MQAKKSFRIWLLAGIVWLTMPFIPISNGTFAMVSNVYDDCNENPELCSDENSSADNKTDAETESTESASVSVGVGEYIKIVLALVFVIGLLLVILKFLNKRNLAYQQNTMIKNIGGLSVGQQKSVQLLHIGNRIYVVGVGENIQLIKEIESADEVEQLLDQMNQNQKMVTTTPYIAELFKKFSKKDQPKDISNSPKFNDMFSEKLDEIKQQRSDDLERWKEQERDKR, encoded by the coding sequence ATGCAAGCAAAAAAATCATTTCGAATTTGGCTCCTTGCTGGAATAGTATGGTTAACTATGCCGTTCATACCAATTTCAAATGGCACTTTTGCGATGGTAAGTAACGTATACGACGATTGTAATGAAAACCCTGAATTATGCTCAGATGAAAATAGTTCAGCTGACAACAAGACAGATGCCGAAACAGAATCTACTGAGTCGGCATCTGTTAGTGTAGGGGTAGGGGAATACATAAAAATCGTATTAGCTCTTGTGTTTGTCATTGGGCTATTATTAGTAATTCTTAAATTTTTAAATAAACGTAACTTAGCGTATCAACAAAATACCATGATCAAAAATATTGGTGGTTTATCAGTAGGACAGCAAAAATCGGTACAGTTATTACATATCGGGAATCGAATTTATGTAGTCGGTGTAGGGGAAAATATTCAATTGATCAAGGAAATTGAATCTGCGGATGAAGTAGAGCAATTACTGGATCAAATGAATCAAAATCAAAAAATGGTGACAACAACACCATATATTGCGGAATTATTTAAGAAGTTTTCAAAAAAGGATCAACCAAAGGATATTTCGAATAGCCCAAAATTTAATGACATGTTTAGTGAAAAGTTAGATGAAATTAAGCAACAGCGAAGTGATGATTTAGAGCGTTGGAAAGAACAGGAGCGTGATAAACGATGA
- the fliP gene encoding flagellar type III secretion system pore protein FliP (The bacterial flagellar biogenesis protein FliP forms a type III secretion system (T3SS)-type pore required for flagellar assembly.) → MNDLLSVFSESDPSNVSTSVTLLFLLTVLSLAPSILILMTSFARIVIVLSFTRTALATNQMPPNQVIIGLALFLTFFIMAPTFSEVNEQALQPLFDEEIGLEEAYERATVPFKEFMAQHTRQKDLELFLAYNEAEYPETIEDISLTYLVPAFALSEIKTAFQMGFMIFIPFLVIDMVVASTLMSMGMMMLPPVMISLPFKILLFVLVDGWYLVMKSLLQSF, encoded by the coding sequence ATGAACGATCTTCTGTCAGTTTTTTCAGAGAGTGACCCGAGCAATGTTTCCACATCGGTTACGCTGTTATTCCTACTAACAGTCCTCTCATTAGCGCCAAGTATTTTAATTTTAATGACGTCGTTTGCACGTATTGTAATTGTCCTTTCCTTTACGCGTACGGCACTCGCGACAAACCAAATGCCTCCAAACCAAGTGATTATTGGTTTAGCATTATTTTTAACATTCTTTATTATGGCCCCAACTTTCTCAGAGGTGAATGAGCAAGCACTTCAGCCGTTATTCGATGAAGAAATCGGATTGGAAGAGGCTTATGAGCGCGCGACGGTCCCTTTTAAAGAATTTATGGCACAACATACAAGGCAAAAGGACTTAGAGCTATTTTTAGCCTATAACGAAGCAGAATATCCCGAAACAATTGAGGACATTTCGCTGACTTATCTTGTACCTGCCTTTGCTTTAAGTGAAATTAAAACAGCATTTCAAATGGGCTTTATGATATTCATTCCATTTTTAGTTATTGATATGGTCGTTGCAAGTACGCTGATGTCAATGGGGATGATGATGCTGCCTCCAGTAATGATTTCACTACCATTTAAAATTTTATTATTTGTACTTGTTGATGGTTGGTATTTAGTAATGAAATCTTTACTTCAAAGTTTTTAG
- the fliQ gene encoding flagellar biosynthesis protein FliQ — protein MTQEMVIAIAENAVFTVLIVSGPLLLVALITGLAVSIFQATTSIQEQTLAFVPKIVAVLVALVFFGPFIISRMTDYFYGILNNLVRFIG, from the coding sequence ATGACACAGGAAATGGTCATTGCAATTGCAGAAAACGCGGTGTTTACCGTATTAATCGTATCGGGGCCATTGTTATTAGTTGCGTTAATAACGGGTTTAGCGGTAAGTATTTTTCAGGCAACCACTTCGATTCAAGAGCAAACATTAGCATTCGTACCGAAAATTGTTGCTGTATTAGTAGCACTCGTTTTTTTTGGACCGTTTATCATTTCGAGAATGACAGATTATTTTTATGGCATTTTAAATAATTTAGTGCGATTTATTGGGTGA
- the fliR gene encoding flagellar biosynthetic protein FliR, translating to MTELLDVLPNISILLLIVVRVSAFFVSVPLLSYRTIPPQVRIVLAVALAWMMYYTFDVEPFEINGEYILLILKEALIGLMLGLVATMVMSAIQIAGGFIDFQMGFAMANIIDPQTGAQAPLMGQFLNFLALLLLLAINGHHLILDGIYYSYQFMPIDQIFPTFGEEDTVLFVIKMFVAVFAIAFQMSAPIVATLFLVTLALGITGKTVPQMNIFVIGFPIKIAVGFLVLIVTMGVLVGVMKELIEYMIITLRDLMVILGGE from the coding sequence ATGACAGAGTTACTTGACGTATTGCCTAATATCTCGATTTTATTATTAATTGTGGTTCGAGTTTCTGCTTTTTTTGTATCAGTCCCTTTACTTTCCTACCGAACAATTCCGCCACAAGTTCGAATTGTTCTAGCGGTTGCCTTAGCATGGATGATGTATTATACATTCGACGTAGAGCCATTTGAAATTAATGGAGAATACATATTGCTCATTTTAAAAGAAGCGTTGATTGGATTGATGCTGGGCTTAGTTGCCACGATGGTTATGTCGGCCATACAGATTGCTGGTGGCTTCATTGACTTCCAAATGGGGTTTGCAATGGCAAATATTATTGATCCACAGACGGGTGCACAAGCGCCTTTAATGGGGCAATTTTTAAATTTCCTTGCACTTTTATTGCTGCTCGCCATAAATGGTCATCATCTTATTTTGGACGGTATTTATTATAGTTATCAATTTATGCCCATTGATCAAATTTTCCCAACGTTTGGGGAAGAAGATACCGTGCTCTTTGTTATAAAAATGTTTGTAGCCGTTTTTGCCATAGCATTTCAAATGTCAGCTCCAATAGTTGCAACACTGTTTTTAGTAACGTTAGCGCTAGGGATTACCGGGAAAACGGTTCCTCAAATGAACATTTTCGTTATTGGTTTCCCGATTAAAATCGCAGTTGGCTTTCTTGTCTTAATCGTCACGATGGGTGTATTAGTTGGAGTTATGAAGGAACTAATTGAATATATGATTATTACTTTACGTGATTTAATGGTTATTTTAGGTGGTGAATAG
- the flhB gene encoding flagellar biosynthesis protein FlhB, protein MKLLVLLDLQFFAGEKTEKATPKKRQDARKKGQVLKSQDVTAGVLLLITFFFLLFFAPFMFDGVKGFLLQALNRNLLIETLNEDTVMYMYVESLKEMAIITLPIMLVAMIAGIGANFFQFGLLFTTETLKFDLKKMDPIKGIKKIISVRAIVNLVKSLLKVTLIGAVTTIVIIVYLEDVLSLALHSPGQILATVAYLSAIMGIAASLMLVVIALFDYLYERFEYEKQLKMSKQDIKDEYKNAEGDPLIKSKIKQRQREMAMRRMMQEIPSADVVITNPTHYAIALKYDEDEMDAPRVVAKGTDFVAQKIKMIAKEHDVIMVENRPLARAMYDQVEIGQAVPEEFFKAVAEVLAYVYRIKRKI, encoded by the coding sequence ATGAAGCTATTAGTATTGTTAGATCTTCAGTTTTTTGCAGGTGAAAAAACGGAGAAAGCAACACCGAAAAAGCGACAAGATGCACGTAAAAAAGGACAGGTTCTAAAAAGTCAAGATGTAACCGCAGGCGTGTTATTGTTAATTACCTTTTTCTTTTTGCTATTTTTTGCGCCATTTATGTTTGACGGGGTAAAGGGCTTTTTATTGCAGGCGCTGAACCGCAATCTTTTAATCGAAACATTAAACGAAGATACCGTCATGTATATGTATGTGGAGTCCTTAAAGGAAATGGCAATTATTACTTTACCAATCATGCTTGTTGCGATGATTGCAGGTATTGGAGCTAACTTTTTTCAGTTCGGCTTATTATTTACAACAGAGACATTGAAATTTGATTTAAAAAAGATGGATCCGATTAAAGGGATAAAAAAAATCATTTCCGTTCGTGCAATTGTCAATTTAGTGAAGTCCTTATTAAAGGTTACATTAATTGGCGCCGTTACAACGATTGTGATTATCGTCTATTTAGAGGATGTTCTTTCTTTAGCCTTACATAGTCCAGGGCAAATTTTAGCAACGGTCGCGTATTTATCAGCTATTATGGGCATCGCGGCTTCACTTATGTTAGTCGTCATTGCGCTTTTTGACTATTTATATGAACGCTTTGAATATGAAAAGCAATTAAAAATGTCGAAGCAAGATATTAAAGATGAGTACAAAAACGCAGAAGGGGATCCGCTCATTAAATCAAAAATTAAGCAGCGTCAGCGTGAAATGGCGATGCGCCGGATGATGCAAGAAATTCCTTCAGCGGATGTAGTCATTACAAACCCGACGCACTATGCGATTGCATTAAAGTATGATGAAGATGAAATGGATGCACCACGAGTAGTTGCAAAAGGTACGGATTTTGTAGCCCAAAAAATAAAGATGATTGCCAAAGAACATGATGTCATTATGGTAGAAAATCGACCATTGGCACGTGCTATGTACGATCAAGTAGAAATAGGACAAGCTGTACCCGAGGAATTTTTCAAAGCGGTGGCAGAGGTTCTTGCTTACGTATATCGTATTAAGCGCAAAATTTAA
- the flhA gene encoding flagellar biosynthesis protein FlhA yields the protein MQIRDMGVLAAVIMVVAMLIIPLPHWLLSFLIIVNITLALLVLLTAMNMKEALDFSIFPTVILLLTLFRLALSVSTTRAILAEGDAGKVVETFGNFVTGGNILVGLVIFLLLVIIQFIVITKGSERVAEVAARFTLDAMPGKQMSIDADLNAGIISEKEARERREKVSGEADFYGAMDGATKFVKGDAIASIIMVGINLLFGMIIGMMQMELSFGEAASKYSMLTVGDGLVSQIPALLISTATGIVVTRAASKGNLGADITEQLFAQSKLLYVAGATIFLLGLFTPIPDWITIPIALALAVGAYLMDNKKVETPEEIMEIEEEVASDTMKSPENVINLLNVDPIEFEFGYGLIPLVDAAQGGDLLDRVVMIRRQLALELGIVIPIVRIRDNIQLQPNEYRIKIKGNEMARGELLLDHYLAMSPGDDDSIDGIDTIEPSFGLPAKWITEEVKEDAEMYGYTVVDPPSVVSTHLTEIIRANAHELLGRQETKQLIDHLRETHAILVDDLIPTPLSIGEVQKVLAKLLRENVSVRNLPIIFETLADYAKLTSDTDILTEYVRQSLARQITSQYVAGQPALKVITVSAKVEKLIADSIQQTDHGNYLAMDPQESQFVLEGIAKEVERISYMEQSPIILCSPGVRMYLRQLTERYFPQVPILSYNELDAAVEIQSVGVVNVE from the coding sequence ATGCAAATACGCGACATGGGGGTTTTAGCTGCAGTTATTATGGTTGTAGCAATGCTCATCATCCCTCTCCCACATTGGTTATTAAGTTTTTTAATTATTGTTAATATTACACTTGCATTATTAGTGTTATTAACAGCAATGAATATGAAAGAAGCGTTAGACTTCTCGATTTTCCCAACAGTTATTCTATTATTAACGCTGTTCCGTTTAGCGTTATCCGTTTCGACTACGCGTGCCATCTTAGCAGAAGGGGATGCAGGTAAAGTAGTTGAAACGTTTGGTAATTTCGTAACGGGCGGAAATATATTAGTCGGTCTCGTAATCTTCCTACTACTTGTTATTATTCAGTTTATCGTTATTACAAAGGGTTCGGAGCGTGTTGCTGAGGTAGCTGCACGTTTCACATTAGATGCGATGCCTGGTAAACAAATGAGTATTGATGCTGATTTAAATGCCGGTATCATTTCGGAAAAGGAAGCACGTGAACGCCGTGAAAAAGTATCTGGTGAAGCAGACTTTTATGGAGCGATGGACGGGGCAACCAAATTCGTTAAAGGGGATGCCATTGCATCGATTATCATGGTAGGAATTAACTTACTATTCGGTATGATTATTGGGATGATGCAAATGGAGTTAAGCTTTGGCGAAGCGGCTTCTAAATATTCGATGTTAACAGTCGGTGATGGTCTCGTATCACAAATTCCAGCACTTTTAATTTCGACTGCTACGGGTATCGTCGTAACGCGTGCGGCCTCAAAAGGGAATTTGGGCGCAGACATTACCGAGCAGCTATTTGCACAATCTAAACTATTATATGTAGCCGGTGCCACGATTTTCTTATTAGGTTTATTTACACCAATTCCAGATTGGATTACCATTCCAATTGCGCTTGCATTAGCGGTTGGTGCGTACTTAATGGATAATAAAAAAGTCGAAACACCAGAAGAAATTATGGAAATCGAAGAAGAAGTGGCAAGCGATACGATGAAAAGTCCAGAGAATGTTATTAATTTATTAAATGTTGATCCAATTGAATTTGAATTTGGCTATGGGCTAATTCCATTAGTAGATGCAGCACAGGGCGGGGACTTACTGGACCGAGTTGTTATGATTCGACGTCAGTTAGCGCTAGAGCTAGGGATTGTCATTCCAATCGTGCGTATTCGAGATAATATTCAGCTACAACCAAATGAATACCGCATCAAAATAAAAGGAAATGAAATGGCGCGTGGCGAACTATTACTAGATCATTACTTAGCTATGAGCCCTGGTGATGATGATTCGATTGACGGTATTGATACAATTGAACCTTCATTTGGTCTTCCTGCGAAATGGATTACAGAGGAAGTCAAAGAGGATGCCGAAATGTATGGTTATACCGTTGTTGACCCTCCAAGTGTTGTCTCAACACACTTAACAGAAATTATCCGTGCTAATGCACATGAGCTATTAGGTCGTCAAGAAACGAAGCAATTAATCGATCACTTACGCGAAACGCATGCGATTTTGGTGGACGATTTAATTCCAACACCGCTTTCAATTGGGGAAGTGCAAAAGGTATTGGCTAAATTATTGCGTGAAAATGTATCTGTCCGTAATTTACCGATTATTTTCGAAACGTTGGCGGATTATGCAAAATTAACAAGCGATACCGATATTTTAACGGAGTATGTGCGTCAGTCTTTAGCGCGTCAAATTACATCACAATATGTTGCTGGTCAACCGGCCTTAAAGGTTATTACGGTTTCAGCAAAAGTCGAAAAGTTAATTGCTGATAGCATTCAGCAAACGGATCACGGGAATTATTTAGCGATGGACCCTCAAGAATCGCAGTTTGTACTAGAGGGTATTGCAAAAGAGGTAGAGCGCATTTCGTATATGGAGCAATCACCGATCATTCTGTGCTCACCAGGTGTGCGTATGTACTTAAGACAATTAACCGAGCGTTATTTCCCTCAAGTTCCGATACTATCGTATAATGAGCTTGATGCAGCAGTTGAAATTCAAAGTGTAGGGGTGGTGAATGTTGAATGA
- the flhF gene encoding flagellar biosynthesis protein FlhF, with protein sequence MKMKKYNAPSIAEAMKQIRAELGDDAVILNSKVVVTKKFLGLVKNKSYEVVAGYDRDEKKPMMPSLPDIPSFKTNDKEEIYIPSQPMIQPEKPALAKAPQVNSSLPDNLAKEIADLKAIMQSMQRMSTQSQYPDELLPFVDFLKQQELGEELITAISDELFMHYKTNDNAITWDEMQTIAKDFLRKELYALPISGLSYEKKYINVLGPTGVGKTTTIAKMAARSVLEKKKKIGFITTDTYRIAAIEQLKTYAALLQAPVEVVYNAEDYAEAIKKLAHLDLIFIDTAGRNYREAKYVNDLKALINFNEQAESYLVLAITAKQKDLESIIEQFKNLKIEKFIFTKLDETNSIGTMFNLMIKYNKGLAYYTNGQEVPEDIEQPSSDSLLELFFKERLDERSS encoded by the coding sequence ATGAAGATGAAGAAATATAATGCGCCCTCTATAGCGGAGGCGATGAAGCAAATTCGTGCAGAATTAGGTGACGATGCCGTTATTTTAAATTCGAAGGTTGTGGTCACGAAAAAGTTTTTAGGTTTAGTGAAAAACAAAAGCTATGAAGTAGTAGCGGGCTATGACCGTGACGAAAAAAAGCCGATGATGCCATCTTTACCAGACATCCCATCTTTTAAAACAAATGATAAAGAAGAAATTTATATACCAAGTCAGCCAATGATTCAACCTGAGAAGCCTGCTTTAGCGAAGGCTCCTCAGGTCAACTCATCTTTACCAGATAATTTGGCGAAAGAAATTGCGGATTTAAAAGCTATCATGCAATCTATGCAGCGCATGTCGACACAATCTCAATATCCAGATGAACTCTTACCATTTGTCGATTTTTTAAAACAGCAGGAACTTGGCGAGGAGCTTATCACAGCAATTAGTGATGAGCTTTTTATGCATTATAAAACGAATGACAATGCTATTACATGGGATGAAATGCAAACCATTGCCAAAGACTTTTTACGTAAAGAGCTCTATGCATTGCCGATTAGCGGATTGTCCTACGAAAAGAAGTACATTAATGTTTTAGGTCCTACAGGTGTGGGAAAAACGACGACCATTGCGAAAATGGCGGCACGCTCTGTATTAGAGAAGAAAAAGAAAATCGGCTTCATTACAACCGATACCTATCGGATTGCGGCAATTGAACAACTAAAGACCTATGCAGCATTATTACAGGCACCTGTGGAGGTTGTTTATAATGCCGAGGATTATGCCGAGGCGATTAAAAAGCTAGCCCATTTAGATTTAATTTTTATCGACACGGCTGGGCGGAATTATCGTGAAGCAAAATATGTGAATGATTTAAAAGCGTTAATTAATTTTAATGAACAAGCAGAATCCTATTTAGTATTAGCTATCACAGCTAAGCAAAAAGACTTAGAGTCCATTATTGAACAATTTAAGAACTTAAAAATTGAGAAATTTATCTTTACAAAGCTAGATGAAACAAATTCTATTGGCACTATGTTTAATTTAATGATTAAATATAATAAAGGACTCGCTTACTATACGAATGGTCAAGAAGTACCAGAGGATATCGAACAGCCAAGTAGTGATAGTCTATTAGAGCTTTTTTTCAAGGAGCGTTTAGATGAAAGATCAAGCTGA
- a CDS encoding MinD/ParA family protein — protein MKDQAEKLRQKMLGNDVGTGRSIAIISGKGGVGKSNFTTNFAMLLAKSGKKVVILDMDIGMGNVHILVGKSAKYSLKDYLDGNLALEDVMFTTSEGMNYISGGSGMSSLMDWSPEVFGRLLTALETLQRDYDFVLFDMGAGIVDWSLDLLTSLDEMIVISTAEPTSIMDAYSMMKFIHLKDDSKTFYLLCNRAFTIEEGQDTTRRLKMVMERFLEKEVVILGSLPEDPVVRQAVRQQSLFTTLYPDAPISRTMQKIVQQFLHHQVEMEEVHAAEQSNKFLTKLKSIFSKGRE, from the coding sequence ATGAAAGATCAAGCTGAAAAACTTCGACAAAAAATGCTTGGAAACGATGTAGGGACAGGTAGATCCATTGCCATCATTAGTGGAAAAGGTGGAGTCGGTAAAAGTAACTTTACAACGAACTTTGCCATGTTGTTGGCTAAATCAGGTAAAAAAGTAGTAATATTAGATATGGATATCGGAATGGGAAATGTACATATTTTAGTTGGAAAATCTGCGAAGTATAGTTTGAAAGATTACTTAGATGGAAATCTAGCTTTAGAGGATGTTATGTTTACGACTTCTGAAGGCATGAATTATATTTCAGGTGGCTCAGGCATGTCTTCATTAATGGATTGGTCACCAGAAGTATTCGGCCGATTACTTACAGCACTTGAAACACTTCAAAGAGATTATGACTTTGTGTTGTTTGACATGGGTGCTGGTATAGTGGATTGGTCATTAGATCTATTGACATCCCTTGACGAAATGATTGTGATTTCAACAGCAGAGCCAACATCGATTATGGATGCCTATTCCATGATGAAATTCATCCATCTAAAAGATGATTCCAAAACGTTTTATCTATTATGCAATCGGGCATTTACGATTGAAGAAGGCCAAGATACGACAAGACGTTTAAAGATGGTAATGGAGCGTTTTTTAGAAAAAGAGGTTGTTATATTAGGATCATTACCTGAAGATCCGGTAGTCCGCCAAGCAGTTCGTCAGCAATCATTGTTTACAACATTGTATCCTGATGCACCTATTTCACGAACGATGCAAAAAATTGTTCAACAATTTTTACATCATCAAGTTGAAATGGAAGAAGTGCATGCTGCTGAACAATCGAATAAATTTTTAACCAAATTAAAGAGCATCTTTTCGAAAGGTCGTGAGTAA
- a CDS encoding protein-glutamate methylesterase/protein-glutamine glutaminase: MDNAKKSKLLVVDDSAFMRKLISDFFTDHLQIEVVGSARNGKDAIKKIQQLNPDVVTMDVEMPEMNGLEALKEIMIKCPVPVVMLSSTTQQGTENTLTAMEYGAVDFVAKPSGTISLDLHKIQDELVHKAVEAASVPIAKLKKPMSISTSITSNKQKTPAKTATPTSTIVSPKPAPIFKKPTDKVDWNKHAKKIILIGTSTGGPRALQEVITKIPADVDAPILIVQHMPAGFTKSLATRLDQLSQIHVKEAEQGDILQKGTAYIAPGGYHLKLRKVGSTFAIALDQVEPPRSGHRPSVDVMFEDVSQYSEFDKVAVIMTGMGYDGSKGLVALKKTGNVIAIAESADTCIVYGMPKAAVETQLVDEVADVDDIAQSIMKYMP; this comes from the coding sequence ATGGACAATGCAAAGAAAAGCAAGTTATTAGTAGTTGATGATTCGGCATTTATGCGGAAGTTAATTAGTGATTTTTTTACTGACCATTTACAAATTGAAGTTGTGGGGTCTGCGCGCAATGGGAAAGACGCAATTAAAAAAATTCAACAGCTTAATCCAGATGTGGTGACAATGGATGTTGAAATGCCGGAGATGAATGGTTTAGAAGCACTGAAGGAAATTATGATCAAATGTCCTGTACCAGTTGTCATGCTTTCGAGTACAACGCAGCAAGGTACAGAAAATACCTTAACAGCTATGGAATATGGGGCGGTAGATTTTGTAGCAAAACCAAGTGGCACAATCTCATTAGATTTACACAAAATTCAAGATGAGCTCGTACATAAAGCTGTCGAGGCTGCGAGCGTACCAATAGCAAAGCTGAAAAAGCCAATGTCTATTTCAACATCGATAACGTCAAATAAGCAAAAAACACCAGCAAAAACAGCAACGCCTACGTCAACAATCGTATCCCCAAAGCCGGCGCCCATTTTTAAGAAGCCTACGGATAAAGTTGATTGGAATAAGCATGCTAAAAAAATTATTTTAATCGGTACATCAACGGGTGGACCGCGTGCTTTACAAGAGGTAATTACCAAAATTCCTGCTGATGTGGATGCGCCAATTCTGATTGTCCAGCATATGCCAGCAGGGTTTACGAAATCACTGGCAACAAGATTAGATCAATTAAGTCAAATTCATGTAAAAGAGGCCGAACAGGGCGATATATTACAAAAGGGAACAGCTTATATTGCACCAGGTGGTTACCACTTGAAATTGCGTAAAGTCGGTTCAACTTTTGCAATTGCGCTCGATCAAGTTGAGCCACCTCGTTCGGGTCACCGTCCTTCTGTTGATGTGATGTTTGAGGATGTTAGTCAATACTCAGAATTCGATAAAGTAGCCGTAATTATGACAGGTATGGGCTATGATGGATCAAAAGGTCTTGTTGCATTAAAGAAAACAGGAAATGTAATAGCAATTGCAGAGTCAGCAGATACATGCATTGTATATGGAATGCCAAAAGCTGCCGTGGAAACGCAGCTCGTTGATGAAGTGGCAGATGTTGATGATATTGCACAATCAATTATGAAATATATGCCTTAA